A genomic window from Longimicrobiales bacterium includes:
- a CDS encoding sodium-dependent transporter, translating to MSDLQTATPSASAADSSGREQWTSRFGFLMAAVGSAVGLGNMWRFAYIASEHGGAAAVLLYVVLTFAVGVPVLIAELVLGRASGRSPIGAMRKELGRAWAPFGFLFILAGALILSYYAVIAGWVLRYALVAISSPFPADAGAYFTEMAAGGPAILFQVAIMAVTVLVVARGVGSGIERLSSFMMPALFLILIGLAIWAATLAGGDAGYAYYLVPRFSELFSLETLAASTSQAFFSLSLGMGAMLTFASYLPRDANLPKDASTIALADFSVAFIAGLVVFPVVWALGLQSAVGESTVGALFISLPGAFSAMGGVGRVVGMFFFVALLFGAITSTVSLLEVVVSSMIDEAKMRRPMAALIAGGFITLVGLWSALDTNALGFLDAVANSVMLPLGGLVIAMGVAWKMPNALSEAAEGASPRAIKLLRGWLWTLRIVVPPLLIVVLYETIPAAIEAGRVLFSGN from the coding sequence GTGAGCGATCTCCAGACCGCTACGCCGAGCGCGAGTGCGGCCGATTCATCCGGCCGTGAACAGTGGACCAGCCGCTTCGGCTTCCTCATGGCCGCGGTGGGCTCGGCCGTCGGGCTCGGCAACATGTGGCGGTTCGCGTACATCGCCTCGGAGCACGGTGGCGCGGCGGCTGTGCTGCTCTACGTGGTGCTCACGTTTGCCGTCGGTGTGCCGGTGCTGATTGCCGAGCTGGTGCTCGGTCGCGCGTCCGGCAGGAGCCCGATCGGTGCAATGCGCAAGGAGCTGGGCCGCGCCTGGGCGCCGTTCGGCTTCCTCTTCATCCTGGCCGGTGCGCTGATCCTGTCCTACTACGCGGTCATCGCCGGTTGGGTGCTGCGCTACGCGCTGGTCGCGATCTCTTCGCCCTTCCCGGCTGACGCGGGCGCGTACTTCACGGAGATGGCGGCCGGCGGGCCCGCGATCCTGTTCCAGGTCGCGATCATGGCGGTGACGGTGCTGGTCGTTGCACGCGGTGTCGGCAGCGGCATCGAGCGACTCTCGTCCTTCATGATGCCAGCCCTCTTCCTGATCCTGATCGGCCTCGCGATCTGGGCAGCGACACTCGCGGGCGGCGACGCGGGCTACGCGTACTACCTGGTGCCGCGCTTCAGCGAGCTGTTCTCGCTGGAAACACTGGCGGCGTCGACGAGCCAGGCGTTCTTCTCGCTGTCGCTCGGCATGGGCGCCATGCTGACGTTCGCGAGCTACCTGCCACGCGACGCGAACCTGCCGAAGGATGCGTCGACCATCGCTCTCGCGGACTTTTCGGTCGCATTCATTGCGGGGCTCGTCGTGTTCCCGGTCGTATGGGCACTGGGGCTGCAGAGCGCCGTCGGCGAGAGCACCGTGGGCGCGCTGTTCATCTCGCTGCCCGGCGCATTCTCCGCGATGGGCGGCGTCGGGCGCGTGGTCGGGATGTTCTTCTTCGTTGCGCTGCTGTTCGGCGCGATCACCTCGACCGTTTCGCTGCTCGAAGTCGTCGTTTCTTCCATGATCGATGAGGCGAAGATGCGGCGCCCGATGGCAGCGCTCATCGCCGGCGGCTTCATCACCCTCGTCGGCCTGTGGTCCGCGCTCGATACGAATGCACTCGGCTTCCTCGATGCGGTTGCGAACAGCGTCATGCTGCCGCTGGGCGGACTGGTGATCGCCATGGGCGTCGCGTGGAAGATGCCGAACGCGCTCAGCGAAGCAGCAGAAGGCGCATCGCCGCGGGCCATCAAGCTGCTGCGCGGCTGGCTGTGGACGCTCCGCATCGTGGTGCCGCCGCTGCTGATCGTGGTACTGTACGAGACGATCCCCGCAGCGATCGAGGCGGGGCGCGTGCTGTTCAGCGGCAACTGA
- a CDS encoding 3-hydroxybutyryl-CoA dehydrogenase — MAEIRTVAVLGCGLMGSGIAEVCARAGYDTRVREVNDELAQKGRASIEKSLGRAVEKGKLERAARDEILGRVTMTTQLSDLKDCDLIIEAVTENLEMKNEMFRELDGICPEHTIFASNTSSLTIAAMAAATNRPHRFVGLHFFNPVPVMKLVEVVRSIATEPATFRAAYDFASSLGKTPIEAKDTSGFVVNRLLVPYMLDAIRCLEQGLASMEDIDTGMTLGTGYPMGPFVLCDFVGIDTLYYISEIMFEEFREPRFAPPPLLKRMVTLGYYGRKTRRGFYDYRGEKPAAMALV; from the coding sequence ATGGCGGAGATCCGGACGGTCGCGGTGCTCGGCTGCGGCCTCATGGGCAGTGGCATTGCCGAAGTCTGTGCCAGGGCCGGCTACGACACGCGCGTCCGCGAAGTGAACGACGAGCTCGCACAGAAGGGGCGTGCGTCGATCGAGAAGAGCCTGGGCAGGGCGGTGGAAAAGGGGAAGCTCGAGCGGGCAGCGCGTGACGAGATCCTCGGCCGCGTCACGATGACGACGCAGCTGTCGGACCTGAAGGACTGCGATCTCATCATCGAGGCGGTCACCGAGAACCTGGAAATGAAGAACGAGATGTTCCGGGAGCTGGACGGCATCTGCCCGGAGCACACCATCTTCGCCAGCAACACGAGCTCGCTCACCATCGCGGCGATGGCGGCGGCAACCAACCGGCCGCACCGCTTTGTCGGCCTGCATTTCTTCAATCCGGTGCCCGTCATGAAGCTGGTCGAGGTCGTGCGCTCGATCGCGACCGAGCCCGCGACGTTCCGCGCCGCGTACGACTTCGCCTCATCGCTGGGCAAGACACCGATCGAGGCGAAGGACACATCGGGATTCGTCGTGAACCGGCTGCTCGTGCCGTACATGCTGGACGCGATCCGCTGCCTCGAGCAGGGCCTGGCCAGCATGGAGGACATCGACACCGGAATGACGCTGGGCACGGGGTACCCGATGGGACCGTTCGTGCTGTGCGACTTCGTCGGCATCGACACGCTGTACTACATCAGCGAGATCATGTTCGAGGAGTTCCGCGAACCGCGTTTTGCGCCGCCGCCGCTGCTGAAGCGGATGGTGACGCTCGGCTACTACGGCCGGAAGACCAGGCGCGGCTTCTACGACTATCGCGGCGAGAAACCGGCGGCCATGGCGCTGGTGTAG